A genomic stretch from Astatotilapia calliptera chromosome 4, fAstCal1.2, whole genome shotgun sequence includes:
- the LOC113021543 gene encoding adhesion G protein-coupled receptor E3-like encodes MDCVLSLFLGLFIIPVSCDFPPGSCDGYIEINEPWRNRAFASTPFTGYSQNDADFLGKWLRFTGIGGDTVITSCLTVQTGATLVPIFIPFPLPTNLSLYPTNGTAKGCNEHSFLVSVALCPGEFYVYKPEDPLPAPDMVYVTYHSKCTEKSCGPLGNCTAGGGCICNDGYEMPPDNPPTSTSYGCIDINECTRTKGICGYNTNCYNTVGSYSCNCWEGFQLPKPIPKLKLTPGCEDIDECLSGVCGPYGTCYNTIGSFVCNCSKGFRADYKMSPICQDVDECYNSTICGPYSICENLPGNYSCSCKVGFEPMDKTKQPNETNVCIDINECILPVCSTCIDICGPDCNCSNSIGSYLCTCIPGYRINNPDFIASYDNPCRVNLLTGVEDALNKVPVKEGLTKEISFISNMQDDLKNNTGAFIPEATVANSFAASMAVSGVGPRATQSKVSSEGDRETGNAILDLSEYIVVAMTPHTENQTKKEVHSSTVDLSLLAIGPGSKDNWNTSLSANGNTMDFNLQAIARANNGSATAAFMTLNGMESLLSHQYFQTEKKTDMCSDVITAIIPVNNTNLTEPVNFTIYHRKEVPETGTVSCVYWKTTETVEGKSMSWSEEGCWVAFSNENYTICSCSHLSTFALIMQIGEPTPSNPFLEWLNRVCVIIGLFFLALAIFTFLLCSWNPKINNTARLHLCLNLFFSQLLLLWNDKYTDNKLACTVMAGLLHFLIVASFVWMLLEALQLHLLVRKLSQVQVIRRDGLPRPILYLVGYGIPFVIVGVSALIYSDGYGVTSSNVCFLSTKRNFNWALTGPIIAVLAINWLLFLATLWSLRPTLANMKSDVSQSKDTRLIIFKIVAQFVILGCTWILGLYQSNLFFQVLFIILNSQQGTFLYIVHCLLNKEVREEYIKWLTCSIGKEAAEEKDVGSVTEDFDKPENQNNEGKKDH; translated from the exons ATGGACTGTGTCTTGTCACTTTTTCTGG GTTTGTTTATCATACCTGTCTCTTGTGATTTTCCTCCTG GTTCTTGTGATGGATACATTGAGATAAATGAACCATGGCGGAACCGAGCCTTTGCATCTACCCCTTTTACTGGTTATTCCCAAAATGATGCAGATTTTCTTGGCAAATGGTTGCGCTTTACGGGGATCGGTGGAGACACAGTTATTACATCCTGTCTAACAGTCCAAACTGGTGCTACACTTGTCCCCATTTTTATACCATTTCCGTTACCAACTAATTTGTCTCTGTATCCGACAAATGGGACTGCAAAAGGGTGTAATGAACATAGTTTTTTAGTGAGTGTGGCCCTCTGTCCAGGAGAATTCTATGTGTATAAACCAGAGGATCCCCTCCCAGCTCCCGACATGGTATATGTAACTT ATCATAGTAAGTGTACTGAAAAGTCTTGTGGACCATTGGGTAATTGCACAGCAGGTGGGGGATGCATTTGCAATGATGGATATGAAATGCCTCCAGACAACCCGCCTACTTCAACATCATATGGCTGTATTG ATATCAATGAGTGCACAAGGACTAAAGGAATTTGTGGTTATAATACCAACTGTTACAATACAGTTGGGTCATACAGTTGTAACTGTTGGGAAGGATTTCAACTACCAAAGCCAATACCAAAACTTAAACTGACCCCTGGCTGTGAAG ATATTGATGAATGTCTTAGTGGTGTCTGTGGGCCATACGGGACCTGCTACAACACCATAGGAAGTTTTGTGTGCAACTGCTCTAAAGGATTTAGGGCTGATTATAAGATGTCCCCTATTTGCCAAG ATGTTGATGAGTGTTACAACTCAACGATATGTGGTCCATATTCTATCTGCGAAAACCTGCCTGGAAATTACTCCTGTAGCTGTAAGGTGGGTTTTGAACCAATGGATAAAACTAAGCAACCCAATGAGACCAACGTCTGTATTG ATATTAATGAGTGTATCCTACCAGTGTGTAGTACATGTATAGACATCTGCGGACCAGATTGTAACTGCTCAAATTCAATTGGATCTTACTTGTGCACCTGTATCCCTGGTTATCGGATTAACAACCCAGACTTTATAGCCAGCTATGATAACCCATGCAGAG ttaatttactgaCAGGCGTTGAAGATGCTCTAAATAAAGTTCCAGTCAAAGAG GGTCTGACAAAAGAAATATCGTTCATCAGCAATATGCAAGATGACCTGAAAAACAATACAGGTGCCTTCATACCAGAAGCG ACGGTAGCCAACAGCTTTGCTGCATCTATG GCCGTGTCCGGTGTTGGACCACGAGCCACACAAAGCAAGGTGAGTAGTGAAGGAGATCGGGAGACGGGCAACGCAATTCTTGACCTTTCAGAGTATATCGTTGTTGCAATGACTCCACATAccgaaaaccaaaccaaaaaggAAGTGCACTCTTCGACAGTGG ATCTGAGCCTGCTGGCCATTGGTCCAGGGAGTAAGGATAACTGGAATACCTCCCTCTCTGCTAATGGAAATACCATGGACTTCAACTTGCAGGCTATAGCTCGTGCTAACAATG GATCTGCAACAGCTGCTTTTATGACACTGAATGGGATGGAGAGTCTTCTCAGTCATCAGTATTtccaaacagagaaaaagacagatatGTGTTCGGATGTTATCACAGCCATAATACCAGTTAATAACACTAACCTCACAGAGCCTGTCAACTTTACTATCTACCATAGGAAG gAAGTACCAGAAACAGGAACAGTCAGTTGTGTTTACTGGAAAACCACAGAAACTGTAGAAGGAAAGTCTATGAGCTGGTCAGAGGAAGGCTGCTGGGTTGCATTCTCTAATGAAAACTATACAATCTGCAGCTGTTCTCACCTTTCTACATTCGCCCTGATCATGCAGATTGGGgag CCTACACCATCAAATCCTTTTTTAGAGTGGCTGAACCGGGTATGTGTGATTATTGGACTATTCTTCTTGGCTTTGGCCATCTTTACCTTCCTTCTGTGCAGCTGGAATCCCAAAATTAACAACACAGCCCGTCTCCACCTCTGCCTCAACCTGTTTTTTTCACAACTGCTCTTGTTGTGGAATGACAAATACACTGATAATAAG CTGGCCTGCACTGTCATGGCAGGGCTTCTCCACTTCTTAATTGTTGCCAGTTTTGTGTGGATGTTGCTGGAGGCACTACAGCTCCACTTGTTAGTACGGAAGCTCTCCCAGGTGCAAGTCATCCGACGAGATGGCCTCCCCAGGCCAATTCTCTACCTTGTTGGCTATGGTATTCCATTTGTAATAGTGGGTGTTTCTGCACTAATTTACTCTGATGGATATGGTGTTACCTCCTCAAATGT ATGCTTTCTCTCTACAAAGCGGAATTTCAACTGGGCTTTAACGGGACCTATTATTGCTGTCCTAGCA atCAACTGGTTATTGTTCCTTGCTACTCTCTGGAGTCTGAGACCCACTTTGGCCAACATGAAGAGTGATGTTTCTCAATCCAAAGACACCAG gttgATTATTTTCAAAATCGTGGCACAGTTTGTCATACTGGGCTGTACATGGATTCTGGGCCTGTACCAGTCAAACCTTTTCTTCCAGgtcctcttcatcatcctcaactCCCAGCAGGGCACATTCCTGTACATCGTACACTGTCTGCTAAACAAGGAG GTGCGAGAGGAATACATTAAATGGCTGACATGCTCTATTGGAAAAGAGGCAGCTGAG GAAAAAGATGTGGGTTCGGTCACCGAAGATTTCGACAAGCCTGAGAACCAAAACAATGAAGGGAAGAAGGACCACTGA